CGATCTTGGTAACATCGGCAACGGTAATAATGCCCGTTGCTGGATCGATGGTAAAGGCTCCGAGAGTGTTACCGGCAATGATGGAGTATGCAATATGGTCTCCATCGCCATCAATGTCAGTTCCGGTGTTCTTGTCATGCTCATCGTAAACCGAAGTTCCGTTGGGCGAGTTCTCATCTAAGCTAACAACTACGTCATCAATGATTGGGCCAACGCAGGAGTATACCGAAACGGTTATGGCAAGGCGGGCTTGCGATTCACATCCATTTACCGTTTGTGACGCATAGTAGGTAGCTCCGTTAACAAGCGGTGTTGTGCCAGCAAGCAGTGTGCCACCTGTTGAGGCATCATACCATTGTATGTTGCTGCCAGAAACGATGATGTTATTTAGCGTAGGGCTTATTCCTTGGCAGAATGCTTGAGGTGAAGTTCCAGTGGGTGCCACTGCGGGAGTTTTAAATTCCACGGAAACAAGGTCGGATGAGGCGCTGCAGGGTGCATTGCTGATGGTCCACTGTAGGGAGTAAACCGAGCCTTGAGTTCCAGAAAATGAAGTGTTTGGATCGGTTGCGTCACCCAGTGAGCCACCTGTTCCCGAAACAATTGTCCACAATCCTGTTCCTACGGTGGGGGTATTGGCACTAAGCGTAGTGGCTGTAATACCGCACATCGCTGAATTGGTTTGGTCAACTCCAGCATCAGAAGGTGTTGGATTTTTTGGGAAGAAAATGGTAACATCATCGGTAGATACGCATCCAACGCTGGTGATGGTCCATCTTAAATCATAGGTGTTTCCAGCAGTTCCAGAGAAAGAAGAGGTTCTGCTTGAGGCATTGCCAAACCAACCACCAGTTCCAGAGATTATGCTCCAAGCACCAGTTCCAACCGTTGGATTGTTTGCTGCAAGGGTTGTGGCAGTAAGTCCGCAAAGTGATGCGCCGGTTTGGTCTGGACCTGCGTCGGAGGTTGTAACGTTGGATGTGCTTACCTGCAGTTGCACATTGTCGGAGTTAGAGGCACACGATCCGTTGGAAATTGTCCACTTGTAGATATATGTTCCTGTAGACAACCCAGTAATTGTTGTTGTTGGCGAATTTGGGTTGGTAATGGTTGGTGACCCTGGTCCGCTAACCTTTGTCCAGGTACCCATTCCGTTCACAGGGGTATTTGCTGCCATTGTTACTAGGTTATTTCCACAAATTACTTGGTCGGCACCGGCATCAGCCGTTGAAGGTGTGGCATACACATTAATTTGCATTTGGTCCGAGGAGGTGCAGGGGCCATTGGCCACTGTCCAATCCAGGAGGTATGTTCCCGGAACCAAATTGGAAATATCGGAGTTGTATAGGTTAACGTCGGTAATGGTGGGCGTGTTTGGACCGCTTACCAATGTCCATGTTCCGGTTCCACTGGTTGGGGCAGTTGCCGCAAGTGTTGTGGAAGTGAGGTTACATAAATCTTGGTCAACACCAGCAATAGCAAGGGAAGGAAGTGCGTTCACTGTAAGGTCGGTTGTTGCCGAAGTTGAGGCACAGGTTCCATTTGAGATTGTCCATTGGAAGGTATAGGTTCCGGGAATGGTTCCCGATAGGGTTGAATTTGGCGAATTTGGTGTTGTAATAGTTACGTTATTAGGTCCTGTCAACTGCGACCAGGTACCAACCCCTACGGCCGGCGTGCTTCCGTTTAGTACAGGCGTGGTGTAGTTGCAGATGGAAAGCGGTCCTCCCGTTGTCGCCGTTGAGGGTAAACCATAATCGTTGATGGTAACAACGTCGGAAGCAGAGCAAGTTAGATAGGATGATGTCCAGCTAAACTCGTAAGTTCCTGCAATAAGCCCGGTTACGGTTGTTGTTGGGTTGCTTGGATCGGTAAAGGTTGCTGTATTGGGTCCAGATACCTGCGACCACATGCCTGCACCAGTAGTAATTGTATTTCCAGCTAGGGTTGTTGAGGCCACATTGCAGAGGTTCTGATCAGGACCAGCATCTGGTGTGGTTGGCGGTACGTTAATATTTAGGGTTACATCATCCGAAGAGGAGAGGCAGGGGCCATTGGCAATGGTCCACCGCATTACGTAGGTTCCGCTTGTTGAAAAGGTAACGCTGCTGTTTGGCGATATTATTGATGCAATGTCGGAGGTTCCTGGACCACTAACCTGGCTCCAATTTCCAAGGCCAACTGTTGGAGCATTTCCTTCAAGAGAGGTGGTATATCCGCAAACGTTTTGGTCAGATCCTGCATCGGCCGTTGTTGGTGTGGCATAAATTTCGGCCATAACTTGGTCGCTCGAGCTGCAACTACCGTTGGTGATAGTGTATTTAAGCCAATATACGCCTGTTGATACACTATTAAGGGAGGCATTTTGTCCGTTGGGGCTAAACGTACCTCCTGTTCCAGAAATTTTGCTCCACAAGGCCGTTTCTGATCCCCCGGGTGCATTTCCAGAAAGGGCAATGGAAGTACCTCCGCACTGTTGGATGTCGGCTCCTGCATCGGCTGGTGTAGCCGGAGCAGAGATGGTTACATTCATTTGGTCCGTGGAGTTACATCCTGTGGAAACAATGGAATACTGGAAGGTGTAGGTTCCGGGAATCATACCGGAAACATTGGCTGTATTGGGTCCCGTTGTGGTTATCGTTGGTGTGTTTGGCCCGCTAACTAGGCTCCAGGTTCCACTGCTTCCCGCGTTTCCTGAGAGTTGCGTTTCCGAAAGGTTACACAAATTTTGGTCCGCACCGGCATTGGCTGTTGGAGTTACAGTTATCTCCATATCGTCGGTGCTTACCGGACAGTATGTGCCATTTTGCGAAACCCATTGCAAGAAATAGTAGCCCATGGCTAGGTTGGAAACCGTTGAGGTTGGCGAGGTTGAAGCGCTAAACGATGGTGTTGTTGGGGCCGAGAGAACATTCCAGTAGCCTGTTCCATTGGTAATGGTATTGGCGGCCAGTGTAGTGGCTGAAGCTCCACACACAGACTGGTCGATACCAGCGTCTGCGGTGGTTGGTGGAGTTGATACTTTCGCTACCATTGCCGCAGAATTGCTGGCACACGCATTGTTCGAAATGGTCCAGGTAAACTTGTAGTATCCGTCGGTTAATCCAGTTACGGTGGTGTTGGGTTGTGCAGGGTCTGTTATTACTGGACCGGCATTGCCAATTGACTGAGTCCAATAACCTGTTCCTATGGCAGGTGTATTGGCGGCAAGGGTTATGGCCGTTCCGCAAATTGTTTGATCAGCACCTGCATTTGCTGCAGTGGCAGCGGCAGAGATGGTTATCATAACCGTATCACGGCTTACGTTGCAGGCATTGTAGGTTATGGCCCACTCAAACAGGTAAGTTCCGTCGGTCATTCCCGTAACAGTGGTGTTATACTTTGTGTTATTTGTTATGGTACATGCGGGCCCCGATATTTTAGTCCACACGCCAGATCCAGGAGTGGGATTATTCCCCGTCATGGTTACGGAAGTTGTCCCAGAAGTCTTGCACTGGTCACTACCCGCAGAAGCCTGAACAGGTCCCTGCGTGGCAGAGGTTGTAATCTGAACGTTATCGGCTGTGGTTCCACATGAATTGGCGATGGTCCAAGTAAAGGTATATAACGTAGACGGTGCTAACCCAATTACGTAAGCGGTTGGGCTATGAATATCTGAGAAAGAGATACCTGTGCTTGGCGAAACAGTCCAGGTGCCAGTTTCGTTTAGTGCGGGATTGTTACCAGTAAGAATTACGGGCGTTGCATAGCAAACAGTTTGGTCAACTCCTGCATTTGCCGCAGTTGGCGTAGTAGAAGCCACCACAACATTAACCTCATCCTGAGATGGAGCCACGTTCGATCCACCTTGGATGGTCCACCTAAAGGTATATTTGCCATTAATTAAGTCAGAAATTGTTGCATTATTCGAGGTTGGATTGGTGATAGTTGCTGTGCTTGGGCCACTAACTTGAGACCAATTACCAGTTCCAATGCTGGGGGGATTTCCGGCTAGGGCGGTGTTGGTTATGTTACATGCAAGCATTTGGTCAGTACCTGCGTTGGCGGCCGTTGGGGCCTTAGAAACGTATACCTTTATATCGCTATAAGCCTCGGAACAGCCACCTGATCCACCATTGGTAAATCGTTTAAAACGAATAACGTAAGTTCCATACTGGTTGAGGCCAGAAATGGTTTGAGGTGAAGAGGCGCTTGTCCAGCCGGGAGGAGTGTAACCAGCAGGGTAACTTATTACGGTATACTGGGTGGTATTGCCGCCACTTACAGTAAAAGGAATAGATGCCGAATATACACCTGGTGCCAATATAATATCGTTTCCCCCATTAACGGTAATGGTTGGGGCAGTTGTATAACTTATGGTCCTGGTAGCAGCAACCGAATTACACCCAGTAACCGAGTTCGTTATGGTGTATTTGTATGAAGAGGATGATGTTCCATTCAAACCAGTAACCGTGGTAGTTGTATTTGTTGGATTGGTTACGGTTCCTGTGCCAGCCGTTTTTTGCCATAAAACGTTTTCGTTGGTATAAAGCGGGGTACTGCCAACAAGCACTGCATCTGTTCTAGCATCACAGAATACCTGATTCCCTGATGTTATGGAAGCTGTGGTTACACTTCCAACGGGTGCAGGAACGGTTATTTGCATGTCGTCGACGCCATTGGCACAGGTGCCACTGACCGTCCAGCGCAAGGTGTAGATGCCCTGCTTTAAGTTGCTAATGCTAGTGTTATATGCAGTTGCATTACCAAAAGTGGGCGTATTTGGAGCTGTAACTACTGTCCAGAGCCCCCCCTGTCCACCCGTTCCATTACCAGGGAATGAGCTGCCTAGAGTTGCTGAGGTAGTTGAGGAGTAACAGGAGCTTAAACTTTGGTCGGGTCCTGCTGTTACGGTAGTTATTCCTCCCTTGTTTGAAATAACAACATCGTCGTAGGCGGAGCATCCGGTGGAGGCATTGGATATGGTCCAGCGCAGCGTGGTTGCACCGGCCTTGTTGCTAGCAAGAACAATGTTGCTGGTGGGTGAGTTGGGTGTTGAAATGGTTACCCCGTTATTGGTTCCTACCACCGTCCAAGTTCCTGTTTCTCCCGAGGCCGGTGCGTTTGCCGATAGCGAGTAGGTGCCGGGACAGTACATGGCATCTGGCCCTGCGGTAGGAGTGGTGAGGGGGTTGGTGGAAATGGTTACCTCGTTGGCTACCTTGGTTCCATCTTGGCACGTAGCCTGAATCATGAACTTATACACCGTATTTGGGGTGGCTCCAATAATGGAGGTGGTAAGGGCGCTGGGATCTGTTATGGTAACAGACGGCCCATCAGTTTGACTCCAAGTGGTTGCACCCGTGCCCTGAAAAAGCCCCGATTTATTACCAACAAGATCAATGGGAACGTTGGGACAGGTGGTAAATGGAACACCTGCATTCACAGAGCAGTTCTGCCCAAAGGTGCTGCTCAGGCTGAGCAGCAATATTACAAGGGTGGATAATATCCACTTGCTCCTTTGCAAAAAGGGTAAAATTGTTTGCATAATAATGGGACTTAATGATTTATTGTGCTTCAAATTCATGTCTGAGATATTAAAAATGAGGCTGCTAAATGGTCTCAAGTAAACTGCAACCATAATTTTTACACACTACAATGATACGTGGCTTGATCGCCAGAATCAATGGTGGAGTGACCAACAACGCCAATTCTTACATTACTCTTTGTGGAGAAATTCTAGATTGAAAATCAAAAAAAAGGATGTGGAAAAAGGCTGAATCAACAAGAGGTGATCCAGAAATAGGAAAAGTTGTTCTGAAACTATTTATTTTTGTTCTGAATGGCGCGGTGAGGAGATGTAATACGTTGGGCAAGGAGCGCTATTTGCCAAAACACTTAAGAATTTCTTTGCGATACTCTTTTGATAAAGGGATCGTTTCGTTAGACAAAACAATTTCGTTGATGTTAATTTTTTGAATGATATCTAAGTTTACAGCGTAGCTCCTATGTACTCGGGCAAAATTCTTTGGAAATCGTGTAAGGAGGTCTGTAAGAGAGGAACGAATAATATGCACCGCCCCTTCTTCCGTAATAATTTCAACATAAACGTGCTTGCTCCTCAAGAAAACAACTTTGTTAAAGTCTAACTTTTGATAGGATGCGCCCTGTTTTATGAGAAGGAAATCGGAATTGCCAACAACCTCCTGCTGTATGGGACTCTCTTTTTCATAATAATTGTAGAGGGCTATTTCTAGCGAGGTGTGCAGGTCTTGCCGCGTGAACGGTTTTAGAAGGTAGGCGCTTGGCATTGTTTGCTTTGCCCTGTGGAGTGTTTGGGAATCTGAGTTGGAGGTAAGAAAGATAAAGGGAAAACGGTATTGTTCGTTAATTGCATTGGCCAAGTCGATACCATCTTTTGTACCGGCAAGATTAATGTCGATAATGGCAATGGAAGGCGGCTCCTGCTCAATGGCTTCGATTGCTTGGCTATAATTTAGGGCAGGCTCAAAACTTCTATATCCTAAACTCCTCAGGGAGCGGATAATATCATCGGCTATAATAATTTCATCCTCAACAACTAATATCTTCTTAGACTGGTATTGCATCACTGCAGCTCTTTTCTGGTTTTTGTCTCCTTAAAGGTAACAATAAATCGTGCCCCTTCACTAAACTCGTAGGCAAAGGATCCTTGCAGTTGCCTGCAGAGCCTAGGTATTAGGTATAACCCTATGTTGCTATCGTTTTTTAAGTTGAAGTTGGCTGGTAAACCAGGGCCATTATCCCAAACATCTAAACGGTAATTACCGGCGGTCTCTTCAATCAACGAAATCCGAAGTAATGGATGATTAACGCAGCACAATGCATGCTTAAATGAGTTGGTAAGCAGCTCGTTAACGATCAATCCAATGGGTATAGCCGTATCAATGTCGAGCTCAATACCGCTGCAGCGAAGTTCAAATTGTATTTCATCTGAAGTTAGGCTTGAGGCTTTTACCTGCTGAAGCAGCTGTTGAATAAACTCCTCCATATTGATAACTTCACCAAAGTCGTTCTGAAAGAGCAGCTGATGAATGAGTGCCATGGCCTTAACCCGATTTTTTCCGTCGGCTATGATGGCTGCAAGCCTCTCATTCTCCTCCTTCTCCTGATGCAGTTCGAGTAAGCTTGAAATGAGCTGCAGGTTGTTCTTTACCCGGTGGTGGTTCTCCTTGAGAAGAATTTCAATCTTCTCATTTTTGTGCTCTAGCTCCTGCCTTTGGTTTAAAAGAGATTGGTTGGCAACTTGAAGTTCGCTAGTTCGGATAGTCACTGTTTCTTCAAGGAGTTTGTTTTGTGCAAGTCTCAATTCATCAAGCGCTTGTAAAACCTCGTATTTTTCTTGTTCATTAATCCAAACACTCTTACCAAGGGCTATATTAAAAAAGGAGATAACTATAATTCCACCAACATCTGTAAGAATAGAAATGATTGGAAGACTATTCTCTTTCATTACTCCAACTAAAATTGATCCCAAAATGAACATTGAAACGTGACCTATGGCACCTAGGGCAAAAAGACGCTGAACTTGTTTAAGCTTATTCCATGCAGCAACTATTACAAAAATAATCAAGGTGTTGGCCAAACAGTTGCCAGAAACATTCAACCAAGTTATCATTAAATAGTTGGACGAAACAATGCTAATTGTGAAGCCAACAATCAGTTGAAAAACAGTGGTGTATATTGCAATACTAAGTAGTTTGTGGAGGCTGGGTTTTTGATTCTTAAGCTGAAAAAAATCTTGAATAAGCAATAGCCCACCGAGACCAGCAAGATTAACAAATACCATGTTAAGCCACCACATCTCCGGTCCATGATTAGGTGCTATTATGGTTATAAGGTAACCATTAATAGAAAGATCGTAAAAAGAAATTCCAAAGGAGTAGATGGCAATCCACAGGTATAGTCGATTGCGACTTGTCAGAAAGGAGAGCAAGCTGGCAAGGAAAAAAATGGCAAAGGCTCCAAAAAAGAAGAAGTCGAAGGTTTGTTTTACAAGGGTTGCCCTATCAAAGAGGGCGTTGTCCTGAATGGCAAAGTTGAAGATGGGAACCTGGTGTTTGGTATGCTTTACTCTAATCAGAAACTGAACACTATCACCGGC
This genomic interval from Williamwhitmania sp. contains the following:
- a CDS encoding Ig-like domain-containing protein → MQTILPFLQRSKWILSTLVILLLSLSSTFGQNCSVNAGVPFTTCPNVPIDLVGNKSGLFQGTGATTWSQTDGPSVTITDPSALTTSIIGATPNTVYKFMIQATCQDGTKVANEVTISTNPLTTPTAGPDAMYCPGTYSLSANAPASGETGTWTVVGTNNGVTISTPNSPTSNIVLASNKAGATTLRWTISNASTGCSAYDDVVISNKGGITTVTAGPDQSLSSCYSSTTSATLGSSFPGNGTGGQGGLWTVVTAPNTPTFGNATAYNTSISNLKQGIYTLRWTVSGTCANGVDDMQITVPAPVGSVTTASITSGNQVFCDARTDAVLVGSTPLYTNENVLWQKTAGTGTVTNPTNTTTTVTGLNGTSSSSYKYTITNSVTGCNSVAATRTISYTTAPTITVNGGNDIILAPGVYSASIPFTVSGGNTTQYTVISYPAGYTPPGWTSASSPQTISGLNQYGTYVIRFKRFTNGGSGGCSEAYSDIKVYVSKAPTAANAGTDQMLACNITNTALAGNPPSIGTGNWSQVSGPSTATITNPTSNNATISDLINGKYTFRWTIQGGSNVAPSQDEVNVVVASTTPTAANAGVDQTVCYATPVILTGNNPALNETGTWTVSPSTGISFSDIHSPTAYVIGLAPSTLYTFTWTIANSCGTTADNVQITTSATQGPVQASAGSDQCKTSGTTSVTMTGNNPTPGSGVWTKISGPACTITNNTKYNTTVTGMTDGTYLFEWAITYNACNVSRDTVMITISAAATAANAGADQTICGTAITLAANTPAIGTGYWTQSIGNAGPVITDPAQPNTTVTGLTDGYYKFTWTISNNACASNSAAMVAKVSTPPTTADAGIDQSVCGASATTLAANTITNGTGYWNVLSAPTTPSFSASTSPTSTVSNLAMGYYFLQWVSQNGTYCPVSTDDMEITVTPTANAGADQNLCNLSETQLSGNAGSSGTWSLVSGPNTPTITTTGPNTANVSGMIPGTYTFQYSIVSTGCNSTDQMNVTISAPATPADAGADIQQCGGTSIALSGNAPGGSETALWSKISGTGGTFSPNGQNASLNSVSTGVYWLKYTITNGSCSSSDQVMAEIYATPTTADAGSDQNVCGYTTSLEGNAPTVGLGNWSQVSGPGTSDIASIISPNSSVTFSTSGTYVMRWTIANGPCLSSSDDVTLNINVPPTTPDAGPDQNLCNVASTTLAGNTITTGAGMWSQVSGPNTATFTDPSNPTTTVTGLIAGTYEFSWTSSYLTCSASDVVTINDYGLPSTATTGGPLSICNYTTPVLNGSTPAVGVGTWSQLTGPNNVTITTPNSPNSTLSGTIPGTYTFQWTISNGTCASTSATTDLTVNALPSLAIAGVDQDLCNLTSTTLAATAPTSGTGTWTLVSGPNTPTITDVNLYNSDISNLVPGTYLLDWTVANGPCTSSDQMQINVYATPSTADAGADQVICGNNLVTMAANTPVNGMGTWTKVSGPGSPTITNPNSPTTTITGLSTGTYIYKWTISNGSCASNSDNVQLQVSTSNVTTSDAGPDQTGASLCGLTATTLAANNPTVGTGAWSIISGTGGWFGNASSRTSSFSGTAGNTYDLRWTITSVGCVSTDDVTIFFPKNPTPSDAGVDQTNSAMCGITATTLSANTPTVGTGLWTIVSGTGGSLGDATDPNTSFSGTQGSVYSLQWTISNAPCSASSDLVSVEFKTPAVAPTGTSPQAFCQGISPTLNNIIVSGSNIQWYDASTGGTLLAGTTPLVNGATYYASQTVNGCESQARLAITVSVYSCVGPIIDDVVVSLDENSPNGTSVYDEHDKNTGTDIDGDGDHIAYSIIAGNTLGAFTIDPATGIITVADVTKIDFETTQTFVLTVEASDGLNTDTGTVTINLNNLNDNPPVAVADSYSVNEGGTLTVPAPGVLGNDSDADGNAITAIKMSDPTHGTLVLNADGSFVYTHDGSETTSDSFTYKVNDGTFDGNTVTVSITIIPVNDPPVA
- a CDS encoding response regulator transcription factor, with amino-acid sequence MQYQSKKILVVEDEIIIADDIIRSLRSLGYRSFEPALNYSQAIEAIEQEPPSIAIIDINLAGTKDGIDLANAINEQYRFPFIFLTSNSDSQTLHRAKQTMPSAYLLKPFTRQDLHTSLEIALYNYYEKESPIQQEVVGNSDFLLIKQGASYQKLDFNKVVFLRSKHVYVEIITEEGAVHIIRSSLTDLLTRFPKNFARVHRSYAVNLDIIQKININEIVLSNETIPLSKEYRKEILKCFGK
- a CDS encoding histidine kinase dimerization/phosphoacceptor domain -containing protein, which gives rise to MRSPRTTFLLLILTLTSISLCSTKLFSAERLIIQSANQLAKPILLKPYLAVYEDQSGLTNPDSLLQHPEWFKPLIGFPEKKATNPYYLKCALTNNSNKKVELALLFKNLTYVELFIVKDGKIVERRQSGFFCKAKNLAITDTRTHFEVDINAGDSVQFLIRVKHTKHQVPIFNFAIQDNALFDRATLVKQTFDFFFFGAFAIFFLASLLSFLTSRNRLYLWIAIYSFGISFYDLSINGYLITIIAPNHGPEMWWLNMVFVNLAGLGGLLLIQDFFQLKNQKPSLHKLLSIAIYTTVFQLIVGFTISIVSSNYLMITWLNVSGNCLANTLIIFVIVAAWNKLKQVQRLFALGAIGHVSMFILGSILVGVMKENSLPIISILTDVGGIIVISFFNIALGKSVWINEQEKYEVLQALDELRLAQNKLLEETVTIRTSELQVANQSLLNQRQELEHKNEKIEILLKENHHRVKNNLQLISSLLELHQEKEENERLAAIIADGKNRVKAMALIHQLLFQNDFGEVINMEEFIQQLLQQVKASSLTSDEIQFELRCSGIELDIDTAIPIGLIVNELLTNSFKHALCCVNHPLLRISLIEETAGNYRLDVWDNGPGLPANFNLKNDSNIGLYLIPRLCRQLQGSFAYEFSEGARFIVTFKETKTRKELQ